The following are encoded in a window of Rhodothermales bacterium genomic DNA:
- a CDS encoding BrxE family protein: MLDSLTVHSTDLTHLLRLRLVVARYGEMDAAGWWNTRGMLGRLGRIAVSRGLPHTHTFGRARAVFEVARARCRDVFNPPASITLWSLPPEIEDQFDTEWHAWIEDADAWAPFFEKLEVPPTGALDDVLRTYGLMSDLAANKAAELRRADGGISVPIGQVDALTPDVLSLLAAGFARGERGALAIPYASYEPRD, translated from the coding sequence ATGCTCGACAGCCTGACAGTGCATTCCACCGACCTCACCCATCTCCTCCGCCTCCGCCTGGTCGTGGCGCGGTACGGGGAGATGGACGCCGCCGGCTGGTGGAATACGCGGGGCATGCTCGGCCGGCTCGGACGCATCGCCGTCAGTCGCGGCCTGCCGCATACCCATACCTTTGGCCGTGCCCGCGCCGTTTTCGAGGTGGCACGAGCCCGGTGCCGGGACGTGTTTAACCCGCCGGCCAGCATCACGCTGTGGAGTCTGCCCCCGGAGATCGAAGACCAGTTCGATACGGAGTGGCACGCGTGGATCGAGGACGCGGACGCGTGGGCCCCGTTCTTCGAAAAGCTCGAAGTACCCCCGACGGGTGCGCTCGACGATGTGCTGCGCACCTACGGCCTGATGTCGGACCTCGCCGCCAACAAGGCGGCTGAACTGCGCCGCGCCGACGGGGGGATCTCGGTCCCGATCGGCCAGGTGGACGCCCTCACTCCCGACGTCCTCTCGCTCCTCGCCGCCGGCTTCGCCCGGGGCGAACGAGGCGCCCTGGCTATACCTTACGCTTCCTACGAACCGCGCGATTGA